A region of the Mus musculus strain C57BL/6J chromosome X, GRCm38.p6 C57BL/6J genome:
TAGGAAATACCCCAAACCCCATTGTTATGAGTCCCACAAAAACAACCACAGTATATATGTGAGGACCCAGCACAGACTCATGCAGGCCCCGTTACTGCTGTTttggtctctgtgagcctctatgatCTCTGCTTACTTGGTTCTGTGGAccttgttctcctggtatcctcaacccctctggctccaacaatcctttctctccctcttctttggaGCCTTTCTGGAGTAaagcctgatgtttggctgtagtACTCTACACTTGCTCTCATCAgatgctggaggaagcctctctgatgatgagtgGACAAGGCATCAATCTACAAATATAACAATATCATTATGGATTTTTTCATTGATCTTTTTTTGGGCAGTTTTGTTTGGCTCTACCCTTCATCTCTGAGTCAAACAGCTTTTGGTTCCTGGCTATCCAAGCAGTGTCTGGTGTGAACTTCCTCTTGTGGAACGGGCCTCAAAgtagaccagtcattggttggccactcttaAGCCATTATTGCCCCAGTACATCtttcaggcaggacagattgtgtGTTAAAGGTTTTGTGACTGTGTTGGTGTTCCAATCCCAGCCCTGGATGCCTTACCTCGTTTGTTATgggagatggctggttcaggctccatatccatCATTACTAGAAGTCCTCACTAGGGTCATTCTCATATAAGTTTCAAGAAGTTTCCGCTGCTCTAGGTTTCCACATTGACCCTCAAGCCTACCCCCAAGTTCCAGTAGTCTCTCCctgtactctctccctccattgcTTCCTCCCCAAACTGGTCTCTCCTGTTCCTTCACTACCCACCTCCAGTATACCCACATAATCTATTCTATcaccccttcccagggagatccaggCTTTACCCCTAGAGCTCTCCTTGTTACTtaagcctctctgggtctgtggatgaAGCATGACTATCCTTTACAATTAAGGAcccatgaaaaaaatcaaatgtttgaTGAAATGAGTTATATAGATCTATAAGCTTTGGGAAATGCTATATCAGCAGAAATAATGTCAGATTAGATCAAAGGTGACAGAAGATGAAATGACAAAAGTCTGTGGGATTCTTAAACTTTGTGAAGAACAACAGTGTATAAGATTACTCACTCATAACCTTGTGTTACCATCACTCAAAGGATACATGATTCAAAGAAACTATTGGCGAGTCTAGAGGGAAGAGATCTGGCTATAGATAAGACCATGGAATCAATAGAGCCAGGGTAAATGGTCTCACATCTCATGAGGTTATTATTCTGCCCTGATATCCAATAAAGTTTTACATAGTTGGGTTTTAACATTTAACTAGATTGAAGATTCATTATACTTTCTTTCTCTTGGAATAGGAAAGTTATTGGGTACAAGTGAACTAAAATACAACCAAAAAGCAGAAACAAGAtattaatagaaagaaaaattgaaattaaatatcTATACTAGGGCTTGGCTTTAACCCAACTAATCCAAGAAAGCTACATCCTGACTCAAATGGCACACAAAGTACAGATACCAACATCTATGTACCAGAAGCACACTGAGCATTTCCTCttcaaaaaaatagatattttgaaGATCAGATACAACTCATGTAGATACTGAATGAATACATGTTCAAAGGTGTACAGGATTGTTAACCAAGCCgatttaaataagtaaattgaaTCAAAATGGGTCTCAACACTGCTTGAAGAGGACAGTCAAACCTCTACCTGGAAATGTATTTGACATGCTTATTACTGCCCCATAATTACTGAAAGAATGGTTGTGACGACATACAGTTTCCAGTAAAACATTATTTCTACAATGTTAATTCAAGTGTAAACTGAGGAGAGCTACAGTTTCCTCAAAATCGAGGTAGGGTGGCCACATTGCTGTGATAGATATTTCTAGGCTCTGAGGCCTAGTCAGAACCCATAACCCACCAGGCACCAATGACATCTCAAAGCCTAAGATGTCATAAAGGTAGCTCCTGACCAATGAGGTGCAGAAGCTGGGGGTGCAATGGGCCTGACTGAACAGTGTCTTCAGAGAGCCAGTCCTGCTGGTGAACCAGGCAGAGCTTACCGGAGCCCAATCCATCAAACCATCATGTCGGAGAAGAAGAGCCAAGAAAAGCCTTGCAGCGACAACAACCAGATAGAAGATCCTTCTTCTAGGCCTGAGGTACAGGTTCCTGTGAATTATGTGTACCGTATACTGCAGGAGGAGCAATATACCCCCTGCATAGGGTCCACAACTTCAGATTTCCTTCTTGCCATGCTTGATTACCTCACCGACTACATCCTGGAGGTGGTGGGCTCCGAAGCCAACATCAACAACCAGCAAAATATCTCacaagatagagagagacagagagacaacgaCCGCGAACCCTCTCGAGGCTTCAAGAATGCGCCTTTCTCTCTGTTTGACGAGATGCCTGGACCCAGAAGGAATGGCTAAAGAATGGGGTACACAACCCAAGGGTGGAAAGCCTCACAGACTCAGCTAGAACCATGAAGGCTAATAGCAGAGGAGGCTCCCCTGGTGTCCATGACtactaataaaatgtttaaatgaaaGCTAATTGTTCTgacttttttcatttgtttctcctGGGTTGGAGGTTATCCACAAGATActaaagaaagaatggaagatggaggttatgcttaaGGAGTGCTTGTTTGAATTAAGGGAGCACttctcaggggtggggggtggcttgGGTAGTGACCCTGGTGGGAGAAATTGGGTGGAGGGGAGGGCAGAGAAGGCTCCCTTGTTGGCTCTGAGTACAAAAGAAGCCTCAGAGAAGATCAGAAGTTGGCTGTAACCTCATTGGCAAGTTATATTTTCAGTATGGTAACTTAGAAGAAACTACTGATGAGCAGAAAATTTGCATGGAAGTCTTCTTTCATGGGAGGGAaggtctcagaggagaaggaaatggGTATCGGTGAAGGGGTACAGACAGTCAGCATGAGCCACATGAGTGGGCATAAGGGACAGAGCATTCAGTTGATGATGGTGTGATGGTGAAGCCAGAAGGAAGCATCCACTTTAGAAGAGGTAAAATGGTTAAACATCTAGTCTTAGGGTATGTTATTCTAGAGAGCCTGTGATTTATAGAAATCTAATCACTTCTGGATAGAAGATGGCAGAGAATCTAGCCTGCCAGCTATTTCTACTGTCCATTAGTCTATTTTTTTCTCAGACCAATTCAGAATGTTATAATTTATGGGCATactagttatatttttaaaatctggatGAAGGAATAGAAAAATAGGTCTTTGAATCAATTTCAGGGCACTATTACAGGAGAAAGGCCTTATCTAGGAGAAGCCATAGTCGGTGTGAAGGGTCATTACCCAAGCCACTCCCAATAAGAAGTACTCCCTTGATTCAAACACCTGCTCCTAATCACAATTTCCAGCATGGAAAGGTGACTCTGGCAGGCTTTGCCCTTCTCCCCTATTCCCTCTGTCTTacgaaaaacaaagcaaagacatGAGGTTACATTCCTTACTGTTTTCAGTTATACTTGACCCATGATTGAATCTCAGATTTGAAGATATAAACTCTAATTTTCTAAACATATATCTCCCCCTAGGCCTATTGTCTCTGTTAAGACTCACCAATAGGGAATCATATAAGTCCAACTTCCAACTTCCACCTCAGGCACTAAACAAAATCTGAGAAATGGGAACTATTTGATCACACAGAGCTGTTCATCCAGCATGTTTAGTCCATCTTGACAGGGTCAGTATTGGGTTGGGACCGcaaagaccaagttctcagcacaaatgaGATTTAGTTCCCTGAAAGGGACATGGGTAAGGGAATAAGAAACACGGAGGAAATAGAGTacaagggagaagggggaagagattAAGGGGGCAAGGGATATTTGCCCCAGAAGTAGGGGAGAGGACAAAGAACTGGCTCTGGATAGAGGAGACAGCCAtggcccataggcaaatggcagtttataaaggtaaaaggggaaGCCTTATGCTATGATGAGGTATTTGATTTTGATTGGATAGGTTAATTAGGGAAGCCAGAGGGAGATTTCAATTGCTgtacttcaatactttgatagctggacttTGAGAAAAGACTGCagcaggaggaagtggccaaataagagaATAGACCTTGATGGCTAATTTTAGGAATGTAACCTCATGTTACATTCCTAAAGAACCCATGGCTTCTTCTAGATAAGGCCTTTCTCCTGTAATAGTGCCCTGAAATTGATTCAGAGGCCTATTTTTCTATAATAAGCCATAGCCATGGGCCAAACCCCATATTTTACACATTGGACAGCTTTGTAACCATTGACCGTGGTCTAAATATATTAGTGGGTTCCTTGACATTAGCGATTTGCCTACAGGGGACATTTCATCTTCAAACGGTTATTGTCAGTGGCCAACAGTTTACAAAGGGATATACATAATATCAAAGGCAATGCTATAATCCTAGAAGATGGAATGGGATGCTAAAGTGGGATGAATAGTTTTAGTTGAAAAACAATGTTTTGCTGTATGTACTgttgaaataaaatagaatgattttttttcttctgcaaaaTGGGGATGTATTCACTAATGTGAACAGTTTCCTAGCATGGGCTCTTGTAGACTGAAGGAGGACCAGAGGGCCCAGTGGGCACTAATGACATCACAAAATTTGTTGTCACAAAGATCTTTTCTGACCAAGGAGGAGCAGTGATGACACTTACTGGTTATAAAAGCTGCTGTCTTGGCAGACCCCAGATCAGAAGGGAGACTGAACTGAATAGGAAACATCAATCAGGCACAATGGAAGACAAAAGACAGAAGGATAGCGTTGCTCCCTCTTCAGGGGCAAAGCTGCAGTTCCCTGTTAGCGAAGCAGAACACCTTCTTCAAGAAAGAAACCTGTCCAAATGCCTGAACTCTTCTACGCCTGTTTTGTTTACGGATATGCTCAATTATGTGACATCCAGCATTCTTGAGCTGACTGTCAAGGACAGAGACAGCCACACCAGCTGCAACAAACTCATTGCCCCAGAGCAGAAGTCCAAGCCAACTGATAACATCGATGAACTCTGCCAGCTCTTCAAGGATAGCCAGTATATGGCTGATGAGACTCCAGGATGCTACAAGACACCAAGATCCAATAAGATAACAGGACTCTATGAGGCACCAAGACCCGGTCCCAAGTGATGATATTTGCATCTTGGAGGCTGGGCATCCATCTTAAAGTCTCAGATCAACCTCAATGACTCCCTTGTTGGTGGAGGGGGGGTTTAATCAGACATTTTATTAAAGTGTCTAAACCATTACCAGTGATTCTGATTCATTCCAGTGGGTCGTTTGGGGATAGAGGTCATCATAGAACACCCAGGAGTGTAGGGTGTGggattgggttgggttggttgagGGGGTGGCACAGAAACTATGatttctggtggggtggggggagttccTAATGGGGATGGTGTGAGCAGTGGCCTTGGTATGAAAAGGCAACTAAGGAAGAAGACAGAGTGTGTTTCATCTCGGAAGGGAAGGCTTCCTCTACAGAAGTTACAGCTCTGTTCCTGCTGCTGCAGGgaagaagacactgtttcctcaGTAAAAGTGTTCCAGTGCTGCTCTGGCTGGGGCAGGATACTGGTGGAGTGGTGTCCCTAGTGAAAGTTGAACAGTTCTGCTCCTTCAGGGAATGGCTTCCCTGGGCAAACTGTTACAACTCTGCTCCTGTATAGTGAGGATTTCCCCAGTAAAGACAGTCCCTGCCAGTGTTAGAGCTCTGATTCAAGAGGTATCCTGGCACAAAGTCACATCACACAACGAACTTCACAAAAGGGGTTTATTGGGAGGGGAAAACCAAGGAGGGAGGCTGTCTCTGCTTGGGCAAGAAACATCAAGGAGCTGAGCAGAAGGGCAAGGTTTATGTAGAGTTTCTTGGAGTGGCAGAGCATTGCAGGGTGGAGATTTCCAGGGTGAGGATTGGTGACATTTCAATGCCTGAGCTTGGGTGAACTCAAGAATTAGTGGTTTTTCCTCTTCGGGGAATTGGTGGGTTTCTAGAGCAAGTTCAGGGATTTGTGGAGTTCTTTTTCTTGGCCCTGATTTTGGGCTTGGGGTCAACTCAGGGTCAGTGTATTCTTTCTTCGCCCTAGTCATGGGGGTCAAGTCTGGGTCAGTGTGTCCTTTTCTTGGCCCTGATCTTGGGGTCAAGTCTGGGTCaatatgttctttccttgactctGGTACTGGGGTCAGTGTGTTCTTTTTTGGCCCTGGTCTTGGCATCAAGTCAgagtcagaattttttttttttttgtcctggtaGGCTATGAATGTAGGCGGCCTCGGGATGACTAGTATGGCACTGCTGTCTGGAGAGGGATTAGTGAAAACAAGACCTGTGGTGGGGAAGACATCATTCTTGGGTGGGGATGCTTCAGGTCAGCAGGTGATGGCTTTGGTGGAAGGAGGCCACTGAGTATTGGGTGGAACACTTAACCTCAAGGTTCAAGAGTATTGACTGAGCACTGAGGGGTAATGGTGAAACTAGAAGGAAATATACAAAATAGAAACTATGATCTATGTTTTCCTTTAGAAGAATTTCATTCTCTGTCTCATTTTAAAAGAGGGGATGTTGTGTAGAATATGTGCTTTAGTTTTTTATGCACAATGGCAAACTAAATGATTGTATATAAATGCTATTTGGCCTAAGACATACAATTTAGGGAGGTCTAACTGGTTATGTAACATTGGTTTCTTCTAGTCCAGTGGCTGGTAATGAAAATGCTATGGAATTAGTCATTATTCTCAGATAACTTTTCTCAAGTAATGTTCTTTGTGTGAACAGCCTAGTTCTTAGGTCTAGAGTTGTTAAACAGCTATCTGGTTTTGAAAAGCCATTTATTTGCCTTATGCCTGTAGCTTATAGTAGTCTAAAACATAGTCCCCAGGTTATGTTACAGGACAGCATCAAAGAATTGACCTAATATGACAGAAGTTATAGAAGATGGGTTGGTTAATTAGGATGAATAGCTCTGTGTAGATTTTATAGTTCATGCAGTAGTTTAAGGTGCCTGGCATCTCtgagatagtttttttttctgggtataaTTTGGAGTTTGGACTTAATTCAGCCATGACTAGTGAAGCAATTGCAGAGTCAAGGATCAACGGGGATACTCCCTTTAAACATTGTATTGAGCTATGCCTATGGGTTTTATAGGAAACATGGATTTTCACAAGTAAGCATTTTGGACAATTGTATAGCAAGAAGAATGCAATTTAAGGTCAAATAATCTTGCCAtgttatacaaaataaaattataaagtcATTAAGGGTGGTTTGTTGATCAAAATATTGGTAAGCATAATGGTTTACTTTATTTTCTCATAAGCATTGAACAAGTCCTGAATATCTGCATTTTAATCATTGGCAAAGATCATTTAGATGTGCTTCTTTATTTGAAAATGTCtaaaagatacaagatacaaactAATACAGGTTATAACCAAACATCCAAAATTAGTAACTGAGGACTgtggatacagctcagtggtaggaaGCTTAATATTTTCCATACCCCAATTTGAGCACCAAATGATATATTGAAATAGCACAGTGTTTTCTGAAACATGCATAATCATTATGTATActctataaatgaaataatatacaaatataatcCATGGTA
Encoded here:
- the H2al3 gene encoding uncharacterized protein LOC385317 — its product is MEDKRQKDSVAPSSGAKLQFPVSEAEHLLQERNLSKCLNSSTPVLFTDMLNYVTSSILELTVKDRDSHTSCNKLIAPEQKSKPTDNIDELCQLFKDSQYMADETPGCYKTPRSNKITGLYEAPRPGPK
- the H2ap gene encoding huntingtin-interacting protein M, with translation MSEKKSQEKPCSDNNQIEDPSSRPEVQVPVNYVYRILQEEQYTPCIGSTTSDFLLAMLDYLTDYILEVVGSEANINNQQNISQDRERQRDNDREPSRGFKNAPFSLFDEMPGPRRNG